The Garciella nitratireducens DSM 15102 DNA window AGGGATCTATGATATAAATATTTTTCAGAAATGCTTAAAAGATACATTTCCTGATAATAGAATTTTAAGTCATGACTTATTAGAAGGAAGTTATATTCGGACAGGATTGGCTACGGATATTCAAGTTATAGATGGCTACCCTGCTAAATATAGTGCTTATATGAAAAGGCTTCATCGTTGGGTTAGAGGGGATTGGCAAATCATTCCTTGGTTATTTAATCGGGTACGTAACAGAAAAGGAGAAGAAATAGAAAATCCCATTAATAATCTTTCAAAGTGGAAAATACTAGATAATATTAGAAGAAGTTTAGTATCTATTACCACTTGGTGTTTATTGTTATTAGGGATATGTTTTTTAAAAGGAAATCTTTTTTTATGGATAGGCATTCCTCTTATTACTTTATTTTTTCCAATGATTATAGGGTTTATGGATTATATGATTCTAAAATATTATAAAGCACCTAAGGAAAAATTAAATGGGAATATGGTTTTTGGTTTTAAAGCTTCTTTTTATCAAGGGATATTGCGATATGTATTTTTACCTTATGAAGTTTTGATAATGTTAGATGCCATACTTCGTACTCTTTATCGAATGTATATTTCTAAGAAAAATTTATTACAATGGACAACCGCAGCAGAGATAGAAAAAAATCTGAGCAATGATTTTTTAAGCTATTTAAAGAGAATGAAAAGAGTTTATGGTTTAGTAGGGGCTTTTATCTTATTAACGGCTTTATTTGCTAGCAATCGATTGCTTTTAGCAATTTTATTGAGTATTCCTTGGATGGTATCTCCTTGGATAGCTTATAAAATGAGTCAAGAAGAGATAAAACAAGAATTGTTAAAACAAGAAGAAAAAGAAACGTTAAATCGACTAGCTAGAAAAATATGGGCTTTTTATGAAGATTTTGCAGGAAAAGAAGATCATTACCTTCCTCCAGATAATGTTCAAATCAATCCTCCTAATGGAGTAGCACATAGAACTTCTCCTACGAATATTGGATTTTTGTTTATGTCTATTTTAACAGCACGAGATTTTGGATTTATTGGTACTTCAGAGATGTTAGACAAAGTACAAAAAACACTCTCTACTGTTAAAAAATTAGACACCTGGAAGGGACATTTATATAATTGGTATGATACTAAAACATTAGAAGTATTGCACCCTTATTATATCTCTACTGTCGATAGCGGAAATTTTATTTCTTATTTAATGACGTTAAGAGTGGGTGTGCAAGAGTATTTAGAAGAAAATCTTATTGATAAATCGCTGATAAATGGATTAAAACAAAGTTTATTTTTAAGTGGAATTCAGACAGATATTATTCTTGAGAAATTCAAAAAACAAGAAAAGAAAAAAAACTTATCGTTAGAAGATTGGAAAAATTTTTTAAAATTTATGCAAGATTTTGATTTTACCAGTCAAAAAGAAAGAAAAGATACTTACTGGGAAAAAAAGTTTTATAGCGACATAGAAAAATATAAGGAAGAGTTAGAGCGTTTTTTCCCAAAAATGATTTTGTATCAACACTCTTCTATTAAAGAATGGGATGAAGAAATAGAGAAAATTGTGGAAAGAATACAGGATCATAACGATTTAAGAAACTTAGAAAAAAGTTATGAAAAATTAATAAATAAACTTGAGAAAATAGATGACTCCAAGAGAGAAAAACAACAGTTATTACAAGAGGTTCTTTACTGTCAACAACAAGTACAAAATAGCATACGAGAAGGCGAAGAAGCGATAGAACAAATTGATGAAATAATAGAAGTTACAGATTTCTATCCTCTTTATCATTCTAAAAGGCAATTGTTTTCTATTGGCTATCATGTAGAGCAGGAGAAATTAACAGATTCTTATTATGATTTATTAGCATCAGAAGCGAGAACGACTAGTTATTTATCGATTGTACAGAATAAAATTCCTAAGAGTCATTGGTTTAAATTAGGGAGAGCTTTAACTAAAGTAGATGGATTTCGAAGTTTGGTATCTTGGACAGGAACTATGTTTGAATATTTTATGCCTGCTCTGATTATGAAAACTTATCAAAATACTTTATTAGATGAAACCTATAAAACAGCAGTAAAAGCTCAAATCAAATATGGAAAAGAAAGAGGAGTATTTTGGGGAACTTCAGAATCAGGATATTATGATTTTGATCTTTCTCTTAATTATCAATATAAAGCTTTTGGAGTACCAGAATTAGGATTAAAACGAGGATTAAAATCAGATATGGTGATTTCTCCGTATTCTACTTTATTAGCGTTGCCCTTTGCTCCAAAAGAAGCTATGGAAAATCTTTATCATCTAATAGAGGATGGACTAGAAGGGCGTTATGGATTATACGAAGCGGTTGATTATACTTCCAAACGATTGCCTCCTAAAAAAAGTAAGGCTGTAGTGAAAAGTTTTATGGCACACCATCAAGGAATGAGTATTATGGCTTTAGATAATGTTCTTTATGAGGGAAGAATGCAAAAAAGATTTCATAAAAATCCTGTTATAATAGCGGGAGAAAGCTTACTACAAGAAAAAGTACCATTGAGGGTAATCTTGGCAAATGAATATAAAGATACCATAGAACCTTTAGATAGAGAGAAAAGACATCTAGAAAAAATGGAAATAAAAAGAATGATTGAAGGACTAGAACAAAAACTTCCTCATTGTCATATTCTTTCTAATGGTTCCTATCGTGTTATGATGACCAATGAAGGAAGTGGATATAGTGCTTTAGAAGATATGCAAGTTACTCGTTGGAGAGAAGATCCTCTATTAGATGATTATGGAAGTTTTGTTTTTTTAAGAAATGTAAAAACCAATGAACTATGGAGTAATACTTATCAACCCATTAAAAAGAAACCAGATGAATATCAAGTTATATTTTCAGAAGATAAAGCAGAATGGATTCGAATAGATGGTGAGATCGAGACCCATACTGAGATTATCGTATCTCCAGAAGATCCTGTAGAAATTAGGAAGATTACAATAATCAATCATGCAAGCAAAGAGATAGAGCTAGAATTCACAAGTTATGCGGAATTGGTCATGGCTGATGCATCTGCAGATTTAGCTCATCCAGCTTTTAGTAATCTCTTTGTGCGTACAGAAAAAATGGAGGATATTTCAGCAATATTGGCCTCTAGACGTCCAAGAGAAGAAAACAGCAAAACTATGTGGGCATTTCATAGCCTGTTGATGGAAGGAGAAAGAGAAGAATTTTTGCAATATGAAACTTCCCGTTATCAATTTATTGGCAGAGGAAATTCGTTATCGAAAGCACAAGGATTGTATCAACCTTTGCAAAATTCTTTAGGAGCGGTGCTAGATCCTATTATAAGTTTAAGGAGCAGAATCAAGGTTGCTGCTGGAGAAAATAAAAGTGTTTTATTGATAACAGGAATGACCCAAGAAAAAAAACAAGCTGAAAAATTAGCAAAAAAATATCATGATTTATGGACGATTAAACAGAGTTTTCAGTTAGCCAAAACCAAAAGTCAGATTCAGCTAGCAGGATTGAATAGAGAGAAAAAAGAGATTGATTTATATCAAAATATGATGGCACATATTTTATTTTATAGTCCTTTAAAGAGAAAATATCAAGCTTTATTAAAAGCAAATACAAAAGGACAGTCTAATCTTTGGGCATATGGAATTTCTGGGGATCTTCCTATTGTATTAATATCTATACAAGGATTGCAAGAAATAGATATCATAGAGGAAATTCTTGGAGCCCATGAATATTGGAGAATGAAAGGATTAAAAGTAGATCTGGTGATTCTCTATGAAGAGGAAGATAGTTACTATCAGCCTATCCAAGAGGCTATAAAAGAAAAAGTATTGGAATCTCACCAAAGTCAGTTATTAGATCAACCAGGTGGAATGTTTATACGGAATGCTTATTTGATTGCTCAAGAGGATAAAATTCTTTTATATACGGTAGCACGATTGATTTTTAAAGGAAAAGAAGGAAGCATTCGTAGTCAGTTGCAAGAACTAGAGAAAGAATCAAGTATTCCCTTACCTCCTCTTAAAGAATTTTCTCAATCTATAGAGAAATATACTAACTTAGAAATTGAAGAACGGGAAGAACTATTCTTTTATAATGGATATGGAGGATTTACTTATGATGGAAGTGAATACGTTATTGAATTAAAAAAAGATAAAAAAACTCCAGCACCTTGGATTAATGTCATTTCAAATCCAGATTTTGGATTTCAAGTATCTGAGAGCGGTTCCGGTTTTGTATGGGGAGAAAATAGTAGAGAAAATAAAATTACTCCTTGGTCTAATGATCCTGTATCAGATCCTCCGGGAGAAATTCTCTATATGAGAGAGGAAGAAGATGGGAGTATCTGGAGTCCTACGCCCTTACCGATAAGAGAAGAAGAAGAATATGTAATTCGCCACGGGAGGGGATATTCAGAATTTCATCATGATAGTCATGGAATTGATCAGAGATTAACCATGTTTGTTCCTTTAGAAGATACTATAAAAGTAAATATACTTCAATTATACAATCATACCAATAAAATTAGAAAATTAACCTTGACCTATTATATTAAGCCTGTTTTAGGCGTTTCTCCAGAAATGACTAATCGTTTTATTGTTACAGAGAAAGAAAAAGAGACCAACAGTCTTTTAATAAAGAATACCTATCAGTCAGAATTTCCAGGACGTATCGTAGCTTTAGGATGTTCTGAGACTATACAATCTTTTACCGGAGATAATGAAGAATTTATAGGAAGAGGAGATCTTAGTAATCCAGCAGCCTTAAGAAGAGAAGCATTATCTCAAAATATAGGTGGTGGATTTCCACCTTGTGGTG harbors:
- a CDS encoding GH36-type glycosyl hydrolase domain-containing protein, yielding MMFLWIMILLLVGLFLYIYFNKNKENEEFFIETKDVLLTPEQLEHHGIRIAETHHLSSRQKTATCLKKRLNKNYREIFSVYTKFNEDTKKGVFISPASEWLLDNFYIIETQVQSILQNLTKERCHKLSTLNRNREPLKGIPRIYVLALELISHTDGRVEEQLILSFLNSYQKRKPLSIAELWALPLMLSMALVEKIHEICKEMEKSQQQLRKINQWESLERDSLLETIQQYIKNMEEVSPVFVESIVRLLRKKEVEGKKIQELFKESLEKWNMDLEEIIDLSYQQQATRKISIGNSITSLHDISTLDWKEIFEKLSLVEQILQEDPAQIYHQMDFESRDYYRHYVEKISKDCRVSESFVAKKAIECAKQMKEKKEANLKEKHVGYYLLDQGKAILYNKLGKKYSGKIKKPASFYTLPIVLLTIFIVVSFSIYHYLQYWITSYEKGIGALYWSIILGIFMIVPISDMVISLQNWILTRNIPPKFIPKLEFLQGVPKEYATLVVVPTLLPDQNKVKEMIEQLEVHYLANREKNFYFAIAGDFKDAPEKDLPQDQKIIFTAQEMIKNLNKKYKEEKFFFFHRKRVYNRQQKSFMGWERKRGALLELNQLLRGEENTSYQFVIGDIQKLPYIRYIITLDADTKLPLEEGKKLVGAMAHPLNRPILDKEEKIVLEGYGFIQPRISLDIESVNKTAFGRIFAGQGGMDPYTTAVSDVYQDLFGEGIFTGKGIYDINIFQKCLKDTFPDNRILSHDLLEGSYIRTGLATDIQVIDGYPAKYSAYMKRLHRWVRGDWQIIPWLFNRVRNRKGEEIENPINNLSKWKILDNIRRSLVSITTWCLLLLGICFLKGNLFLWIGIPLITLFFPMIIGFMDYMILKYYKAPKEKLNGNMVFGFKASFYQGILRYVFLPYEVLIMLDAILRTLYRMYISKKNLLQWTTAAEIEKNLSNDFLSYLKRMKRVYGLVGAFILLTALFASNRLLLAILLSIPWMVSPWIAYKMSQEEIKQELLKQEEKETLNRLARKIWAFYEDFAGKEDHYLPPDNVQINPPNGVAHRTSPTNIGFLFMSILTARDFGFIGTSEMLDKVQKTLSTVKKLDTWKGHLYNWYDTKTLEVLHPYYISTVDSGNFISYLMTLRVGVQEYLEENLIDKSLINGLKQSLFLSGIQTDIILEKFKKQEKKKNLSLEDWKNFLKFMQDFDFTSQKERKDTYWEKKFYSDIEKYKEELERFFPKMILYQHSSIKEWDEEIEKIVERIQDHNDLRNLEKSYEKLINKLEKIDDSKREKQQLLQEVLYCQQQVQNSIREGEEAIEQIDEIIEVTDFYPLYHSKRQLFSIGYHVEQEKLTDSYYDLLASEARTTSYLSIVQNKIPKSHWFKLGRALTKVDGFRSLVSWTGTMFEYFMPALIMKTYQNTLLDETYKTAVKAQIKYGKERGVFWGTSESGYYDFDLSLNYQYKAFGVPELGLKRGLKSDMVISPYSTLLALPFAPKEAMENLYHLIEDGLEGRYGLYEAVDYTSKRLPPKKSKAVVKSFMAHHQGMSIMALDNVLYEGRMQKRFHKNPVIIAGESLLQEKVPLRVILANEYKDTIEPLDREKRHLEKMEIKRMIEGLEQKLPHCHILSNGSYRVMMTNEGSGYSALEDMQVTRWREDPLLDDYGSFVFLRNVKTNELWSNTYQPIKKKPDEYQVIFSEDKAEWIRIDGEIETHTEIIVSPEDPVEIRKITIINHASKEIELEFTSYAELVMADASADLAHPAFSNLFVRTEKMEDISAILASRRPREENSKTMWAFHSLLMEGEREEFLQYETSRYQFIGRGNSLSKAQGLYQPLQNSLGAVLDPIISLRSRIKVAAGENKSVLLITGMTQEKKQAEKLAKKYHDLWTIKQSFQLAKTKSQIQLAGLNREKKEIDLYQNMMAHILFYSPLKRKYQALLKANTKGQSNLWAYGISGDLPIVLISIQGLQEIDIIEEILGAHEYWRMKGLKVDLVILYEEEDSYYQPIQEAIKEKVLESHQSQLLDQPGGMFIRNAYLIAQEDKILLYTVARLIFKGKEGSIRSQLQELEKESSIPLPPLKEFSQSIEKYTNLEIEEREELFFYNGYGGFTYDGSEYVIELKKDKKTPAPWINVISNPDFGFQVSESGSGFVWGENSRENKITPWSNDPVSDPPGEILYMREEEDGSIWSPTPLPIREEEEYVIRHGRGYSEFHHDSHGIDQRLTMFVPLEDTIKVNILQLYNHTNKIRKLTLTYYIKPVLGVSPEMTNRFIVTEKEKETNSLLIKNTYQSEFPGRIVALGCSETIQSFTGDNEEFIGRGDLSNPAALRREALSQNIGGGFPPCGAIQIRVTLQPGEKKNIRFLLAYAKEVQEVQRLIKYYRNIHNAKNSLEETKNYWKYLLGKIQVSTPDASIDYLLNGWLLYQAISCRLWARSAFYQSGGAYGFRDQLQDTMNLLPVFPQATREQILINSAHQFKEGDVQHWWHPGPEEKGIRTRFSDDLLWLPLAVTEYIEQTQDDSILEEKVHFLEDELLEEGQDERYGIAKISKDKASVYEHCIRAIDYSLKFGEHGIPLMGSGDWNDGMNTVGNKGKGESVWLGWFLYLILQRFSKLCYQKKDKERAEYYLETAKTIAKNLEKNAWDGNWYRRAYFDDGTPLGSIENKECMIDSLAQSWSVISGGGDPKRSRQAMRSVEQYLVKEEEELILLFTPPFDEGDLHPGYIKGYVPGVRENGGQYTHGATWVIQALAMMGEGEKAWKYFYMINPINHSRTPMECATYKVEPYVMAADVYAVSPHIGRGGWTWYTGAAGWMYTIGMKHIIGLEVQGEKLRIHPCIPKDWKEYQIRYRYKSSLYEITVYNPKGVNYGVKEIKLEGEKIDQNYILLKEEKKHYKVEVILG